In Massilistercora timonensis, the following are encoded in one genomic region:
- a CDS encoding YitT family protein: protein MSRRIKCAFFLILGCMCCSIATNWILIPNGLSTPGITGISMTLEHFTGINYALIYYAITILILILTYFTLGKKDASNIVILSILYPMVLWVLSFIDVQIIFEDKLVAIAAFGVVYGTGIGIPYRIGFSYGGDDTVAKILKKCVWKSVELKKIMYGEEALVILFMATVFDLNILAYAFVGQLIYVSCMNYVIFNLGPKLYDVHIIGKHMEQIEDFIIHTIHKSVTIYHDAMGGYSREPKVQMSCVCNSKDYVQLREFIREGNFDCFIKVIPLVHVFGQNKDFHRLDDENIE, encoded by the coding sequence ATGAGCCGACGAATCAAATGTGCGTTTTTCCTGATCCTGGGATGTATGTGCTGTAGTATCGCAACCAACTGGATCCTGATCCCCAATGGACTTTCCACGCCGGGGATCACCGGTATCTCCATGACGCTGGAACATTTTACCGGGATCAATTACGCGTTGATCTATTATGCCATTACCATTCTGATCCTGATCCTTACCTACTTCACTCTGGGGAAGAAGGACGCTTCCAATATCGTGATCCTGTCCATCCTGTATCCCATGGTGCTGTGGGTGCTGAGTTTTATCGATGTGCAGATCATTTTCGAGGATAAGCTGGTGGCCATCGCCGCCTTTGGCGTGGTGTACGGCACCGGCATCGGGATTCCCTACCGGATCGGGTTTTCCTACGGCGGCGACGATACGGTGGCCAAGATCCTGAAGAAATGTGTGTGGAAGTCAGTAGAACTGAAGAAGATCATGTATGGAGAGGAGGCTCTGGTGATCCTCTTTATGGCCACGGTATTCGACCTTAACATCCTGGCGTACGCCTTCGTGGGCCAGTTGATCTATGTAAGCTGCATGAACTATGTGATCTTCAATCTGGGGCCGAAGCTTTACGACGTCCATATCATCGGGAAGCATATGGAACAGATCGAGGACTTTATCATCCATACGATCCATAAGAGCGTGACCATCTATCACGACGCCATGGGCGGATACTCCCGGGAGCCCAAAGTCCAGATGAGCTGCGTGTGCAATTCCAAGGACTATGTGCAGCTGCGGGAATTTATCCGGGAGGGGAATTTTGACTGCTTTATCAAGGTGATCCCTCTGGTCCATGTGTTTGGCCAGAACAAGGATTTCCACAGGTTGGACGATGAGAATATCGAGTAA
- a CDS encoding DUF4867 family protein produces the protein MQKVTDAAFGVYGRVLEGYDIEPLLKAMCHTPLPEDEVLYIASEEELEELAVAKQFQNQAFGGLPIEVGFCNGHNHTLNALEYHRSSEINVAVTDMILLVGRQQDITGDYHYDTAKVEAFFVPAGTVVEMYATTLHYAPCMTEGKGFRCTVILPRGTNAELGETGSREGEGKLLAAKNKWLIAHEEAGIEGAFCGLVGENVTV, from the coding sequence ATGCAAAAAGTTACAGACGCCGCGTTTGGAGTATATGGCCGGGTGCTGGAAGGATATGATATAGAACCCCTTCTCAAAGCCATGTGCCATACGCCGCTTCCGGAGGATGAGGTTCTCTACATTGCATCGGAGGAGGAACTGGAGGAACTGGCTGTGGCAAAACAGTTTCAGAACCAGGCTTTCGGCGGTCTTCCCATCGAGGTTGGATTCTGCAACGGCCACAATCACACGCTGAATGCTCTGGAATACCATCGTTCATCCGAGATCAATGTGGCGGTTACGGACATGATCCTGCTGGTAGGAAGACAGCAGGATATCACCGGAGACTACCATTATGACACGGCGAAGGTGGAGGCATTTTTCGTGCCGGCGGGCACGGTGGTAGAGATGTACGCGACCACACTGCACTATGCGCCCTGCATGACGGAGGGGAAAGGATTCCGCTGTACGGTGATCCTTCCCAGGGGAACCAATGCGGAACTTGGAGAGACTGGAAGCCGGGAAGGGGAAGGAAAACTTCTTGCGGCGAAGAACAAATGGCTGATCGCTCATGAGGAGGCGGGAATCGAAGGCGCTTTCTGCGGACTTGTGGGAGAGAATGTGACCGTTTAA
- a CDS encoding mandelate racemase/muconate lactonizing enzyme family protein codes for MKVVEVNVYVVETGGFRPPIVELVTDEGLTGIGEGAVGFGIGCYAAGTMISDLAENFVLGQDPGNINSIWNDFYFHTVWGKNGGPIFYAAVSAIEQALWDLKGKALNVPVYELFGGKLRDSLRVYANDWGDKGFVHPEEMAERAVQVVEDGFTCLKMYPLSRFDPVRNLTRHIKNREVTLEDEKMTTKVVRLVREAIGSEIDLMVDVTSEGPADVMTRIGKNLEEFYLLWYEEPIDAFDVDAYRQLHDKVNIPIATGERLYTRYGFRRIIESRGVDIVQPDPGTCGGLREVWTIGNMAEAHNMRIAPHNCGGPVLTAAAVQMAACLSNLALLEIFPYRPPMHYDIVENPLEKKIKNGYLDVPTAPGLGVTLNHKTVDPFCVSHLTLS; via the coding sequence ATGAAAGTAGTTGAAGTTAATGTATATGTTGTAGAAACTGGCGGTTTTCGCCCACCTATTGTAGAACTTGTTACAGACGAAGGTCTTACTGGAATTGGCGAAGGCGCTGTCGGTTTCGGAATTGGCTGCTATGCAGCCGGAACAATGATCAGCGATCTGGCAGAGAATTTTGTCCTTGGCCAAGACCCTGGAAATATTAATTCTATATGGAACGATTTTTATTTTCATACTGTCTGGGGTAAAAATGGCGGACCCATTTTTTATGCGGCTGTCAGTGCCATTGAACAGGCCCTTTGGGATCTGAAAGGCAAAGCTTTAAATGTTCCTGTCTACGAACTATTTGGCGGAAAACTTCGCGATTCTCTTCGTGTTTATGCCAATGACTGGGGCGATAAGGGCTTTGTTCACCCTGAAGAAATGGCTGAACGCGCTGTGCAGGTTGTGGAAGACGGATTTACATGTTTGAAGATGTACCCTCTCAGCCGCTTTGATCCCGTTCGCAATCTTACCAGACATATCAAAAACCGCGAAGTTACTTTAGAAGATGAAAAAATGACAACAAAAGTTGTTCGACTGGTTCGTGAAGCGATCGGATCTGAAATTGATCTGATGGTAGACGTAACTTCCGAAGGTCCCGCTGACGTTATGACCCGAATTGGAAAAAATCTGGAAGAATTTTATCTCCTTTGGTACGAAGAGCCCATTGACGCATTCGATGTCGATGCCTACCGGCAACTTCATGATAAAGTAAATATTCCAATTGCTACTGGAGAACGATTATATACCCGATATGGATTTAGACGCATCATTGAAAGCCGGGGTGTTGATATCGTTCAACCTGATCCTGGCACTTGTGGTGGGCTGAGAGAAGTCTGGACTATCGGCAATATGGCTGAGGCTCACAATATGAGAATTGCCCCCCACAATTGTGGCGGGCCTGTTCTGACTGCTGCCGCAGTACAAATGGCAGCTTGCCTTTCCAACTTAGCTCTCCTTGAGATTTTCCCCTATCGTCCTCCTATGCACTACGATATCGTTGAAAATCCTTTGGAGAAAAAAATCAAAAACGGTTATTTAGATGTACCGACCGCACCGGGATTAGGCGTTACCTTAAATCACAAAACTGTAGATCCGTTCTGCGTTTCTCACCTTACACTTTCTTAA
- a CDS encoding carbohydrate kinase family protein produces MDITIIGAAILDVLAQPVDREVFETGSWPVEDLQMHMGGDGANEALVLAGLGKRVQLQTVLGSDLAGRMILARLRERGVFIEDSCVQEDLVTGINTVLIQKDGERCFLTNPKGSLRRLSLEHIRMPFPKDTRILCLASIFVSPLLGVKELETIFAQAKKQGITVCADLTKRKNGETARDMEPALRYIDYLLPNAEEAKLLTGEKTVEEAARALQECGVAHVVVKCGSRGCYVLEEKEGYWVPPEYPVNCIDTTGAGDSFAGGFLAALSEGKDIRECARFANQCGGKAVSCVGAASWLE; encoded by the coding sequence ATGGATATTACGATCATCGGGGCGGCGATCCTGGACGTGCTGGCGCAGCCGGTTGACAGGGAAGTGTTTGAGACAGGATCCTGGCCGGTGGAGGATCTGCAGATGCATATGGGCGGGGACGGGGCCAATGAGGCGCTGGTGCTGGCAGGCCTTGGGAAACGGGTACAGCTTCAGACGGTACTGGGCTCTGATCTGGCGGGCAGGATGATCCTTGCCAGGCTTCGGGAGAGAGGGGTATTTATTGAGGATTCCTGTGTGCAGGAAGACCTGGTGACGGGGATCAATACCGTACTGATCCAAAAGGATGGGGAGCGCTGCTTTCTTACCAATCCAAAGGGAAGCCTGCGCAGGCTGTCCCTGGAGCATATCCGGATGCCTTTCCCAAAGGATACCAGGATCCTGTGCCTGGCCAGTATCTTCGTGTCCCCGCTTCTTGGAGTGAAGGAGCTGGAGACCATCTTCGCCCAGGCGAAGAAGCAGGGGATCACGGTCTGCGCGGATCTTACAAAGCGGAAAAATGGGGAGACGGCCAGGGATATGGAGCCGGCTCTCCGTTACATTGATTATCTTCTGCCAAACGCTGAGGAGGCGAAGCTGCTCACCGGAGAGAAGACTGTGGAAGAGGCGGCCAGAGCCCTGCAGGAGTGCGGCGTCGCCCATGTGGTGGTCAAGTGCGGGAGCAGGGGTTGCTATGTACTGGAGGAGAAGGAAGGATACTGGGTCCCGCCGGAATATCCGGTGAACTGCATAGATACCACCGGGGCGGGAGACAGCTTCGCGGGAGGCTTTCTCGCAGCCCTCTCGGAAGGAAAAGATATCCGGGAATGCGCCCGGTTTGCCAATCAGTGCGGAGGGAAGGCGGTAAGCTGCGTGGGGGCAGCAAGCTGGCTGGAATAA
- a CDS encoding helix-turn-helix domain-containing protein encodes MEYSHEIVLPNEDIPFRMFIFEGRDGNYIREKHWHRSIEIFALFEGELEFYVNEVRYPLHPGEFMLVNSNEIHSIHSPRKNLTVVLQIPLSTFERYYTNEKFIYFSHSSRLHDEKVMELIRSMYQIYEKKEFGYELQVQSQFFMLIYLLVAKYRKTDVDVEMVKSSKKLTKLSSITDYMKSNYNKDLSLESLAQTFGYSPTYLSRMFQKYARTNYKSYLDNLRLEHAYKDLMNTDLSISAIASQNGFANSKAFAKVFQKKYGQLPSKFRKDKKMP; translated from the coding sequence ATGGAATATTCACACGAGATCGTACTGCCCAATGAAGACATTCCCTTTCGGATGTTTATCTTCGAAGGCAGAGATGGGAACTACATCCGGGAAAAGCATTGGCATCGCTCCATCGAGATCTTCGCGCTTTTCGAAGGGGAACTGGAATTCTATGTCAACGAGGTCAGATATCCGCTTCATCCGGGAGAATTTATGCTGGTCAACTCCAACGAGATCCATTCCATCCATTCGCCCAGGAAGAATCTGACGGTAGTATTGCAGATCCCCCTTTCTACTTTTGAAAGATATTATACAAATGAGAAATTTATCTATTTCTCTCACAGCAGCCGGCTGCACGATGAGAAAGTGATGGAACTTATCCGGTCCATGTACCAGATCTACGAGAAAAAAGAGTTCGGTTATGAACTGCAGGTGCAGAGCCAGTTTTTCATGCTCATCTATCTTCTGGTGGCCAAATACCGGAAGACGGATGTGGATGTGGAGATGGTGAAAAGCAGCAAAAAACTGACCAAGCTTTCCTCTATCACCGATTATATGAAGAGTAATTACAACAAGGATCTGTCCCTGGAATCGCTGGCCCAGACATTTGGGTATTCGCCTACCTATCTGTCCCGGATGTTCCAGAAGTATGCCAGGACGAACTATAAGAGTTATCTGGACAACTTGCGGCTGGAACATGCCTATAAGGACCTGATGAACACGGATCTGTCCATCAGCGCCATTGCCAGCCAGAACGGATTTGCCAACAGCAAGGCATTTGCCAAGGTGTTCCAGAAAAAGTACGGACAATTGCCAAGTAAATTTCGAAAAGACAAAAAAATGCCCTAA
- a CDS encoding L-fucose/L-arabinose isomerase family protein yields the protein MNNMPEVKIGVVAVSRDCFPESLSVNRRKNLIDAYTRKYGAEEIYECPVCIVESEIHMVQALEDVKKAGCNALVVYLGNFGPEISETLLAKHFDGPKMFVAAAEETGDDLVQGRGDAYCGMLNASYNLKLRNIQAYIPEYPVGDAEDCADMIHEFLPIARAVIGLSQLKIISFGPRPLNFLACNAPIKQLYNLGVEIEENSELDLFEAFHKHDGDERIPAVVKEMEEELGAGNKKPEILAKLAQYELTLKDWVEEHKGYRKYVAIAGKCWPAFQTQFGFVPCYVNSRLTDQGIPVSCEVDIYGALSEFIGTVVSQDTVTLLDINNTVPKDMYEADIKGKYDYKLQDTFMGFHCGNTASSKLAFCEMKNQMIMARTLPEEVTQGTLEGDIVPGEITFYRLQSTADNKLRAYIAQGEVLPVKTRSFGGVGVFAIPEMGRFYRHVLLEGGYPHHGAVAFGHFGKALYEVFKYIGVPVEEIGYNQPAGVRYPTENPFA from the coding sequence ATGAACAATATGCCGGAAGTAAAGATCGGAGTAGTGGCAGTCAGTCGTGACTGCTTTCCGGAGAGCCTGTCTGTGAACAGGAGAAAGAACCTGATAGACGCTTATACAAGAAAATATGGCGCCGAAGAGATCTATGAATGTCCGGTCTGCATCGTGGAGAGCGAGATCCACATGGTGCAGGCGCTGGAAGATGTGAAGAAAGCCGGGTGCAACGCCCTGGTGGTTTACCTTGGAAATTTCGGGCCGGAGATCTCAGAGACCCTGCTTGCAAAACATTTTGACGGACCCAAGATGTTCGTGGCGGCCGCGGAGGAGACCGGGGACGACCTGGTACAGGGCAGAGGCGACGCCTACTGCGGAATGCTCAACGCCAGCTACAACCTGAAGCTTCGGAATATCCAGGCTTACATTCCGGAATATCCGGTAGGCGACGCAGAGGACTGCGCGGATATGATCCATGAGTTCCTGCCCATTGCCCGGGCAGTCATCGGACTTTCCCAGTTGAAGATCATAAGCTTTGGCCCCCGTCCGCTGAATTTCCTGGCCTGCAACGCGCCCATCAAACAGCTTTATAACCTGGGTGTGGAGATCGAAGAGAACTCCGAGCTGGATCTCTTTGAAGCCTTCCACAAGCACGACGGAGATGAGCGGATCCCCGCCGTTGTAAAAGAGATGGAAGAAGAACTGGGTGCAGGAAACAAGAAGCCTGAGATCCTTGCCAAGCTTGCTCAGTACGAACTGACTTTGAAGGACTGGGTGGAGGAGCATAAAGGCTACCGCAAATATGTGGCCATTGCCGGAAAATGCTGGCCTGCCTTCCAGACGCAGTTTGGATTTGTCCCCTGCTATGTAAACAGCCGTCTGACAGACCAGGGGATCCCGGTATCCTGCGAGGTGGATATCTACGGAGCCCTCAGTGAATTCATCGGAACGGTGGTAAGCCAGGATACGGTTACCCTGCTGGATATCAACAACACCGTGCCAAAAGATATGTACGAGGCAGACATCAAAGGGAAATACGATTATAAACTGCAGGATACCTTCATGGGCTTCCATTGCGGAAACACCGCTTCCAGCAAGCTGGCTTTCTGTGAGATGAAGAACCAGATGATCATGGCAAGGACCCTTCCGGAGGAAGTGACCCAGGGAACCCTGGAGGGCGATATTGTTCCGGGAGAGATCACCTTCTACCGTCTTCAGAGCACGGCGGATAACAAGCTGCGGGCATACATCGCCCAGGGCGAGGTGCTTCCGGTGAAGACCAGATCCTTTGGCGGCGTAGGCGTATTCGCCATCCCGGAGATGGGACGGTTCTACCGCCATGTACTGCTGGAGGGCGGCTATCCTCATCATGGAGCGGTGGCGTTCGGACACTTTGGAAAAGCGCTTTACGAAGTATTTAAATATATCGGCGTGCCGGTAGAGGAGATTGGCTACAATCAGCCGGCAGGAGTCAGGTACCCAACGGAGAATCCGTTTGCGTAA
- a CDS encoding tripartite tricarboxylate transporter substrate binding protein, whose product MKKLLSVILVAAMTMGLMACGGSGGGSGGGEDFPDKSITVVVPWSAGGGNDIAARELQPIFKDKFDVELVIENVEGGSSAVGLTQAIQSKADGYTVGFMTSTYLGLAAQGTVSSDFESDFESLCLVMEDPIAIVCKTGRYETLDDFIEDAKSRKGESIIALSNTFGTGPTYCTLLNEQTGMDAELICYDSGSRCVTEVLGDHAEVSCSNYTDFVDQIAAGEMTCLAVCMEERAELLPDVPTVNECGYDIFSLGYLSQMSFMVAPAGLDPEIKEKLCSMFQEACQSEEYQEFAEGRSFVSPGTTGEELDEIVQETYDGLKEAYDAYFAT is encoded by the coding sequence ATGAAAAAGTTACTGTCGGTTATTTTGGTCGCAGCAATGACGATGGGGTTGATGGCCTGTGGAGGATCCGGCGGAGGATCGGGAGGAGGTGAAGATTTTCCAGACAAATCTATCACAGTGGTAGTTCCCTGGAGCGCAGGGGGCGGAAATGACATTGCGGCAAGAGAACTGCAACCAATTTTTAAGGATAAGTTTGATGTAGAACTTGTTATTGAAAATGTGGAAGGTGGTTCTAGCGCAGTTGGATTGACTCAGGCAATTCAGTCCAAAGCAGATGGATATACAGTAGGATTTATGACTAGTACTTATCTTGGATTGGCTGCGCAGGGAACGGTTTCCAGTGATTTTGAATCAGATTTTGAATCTCTGTGTCTGGTTATGGAAGATCCGATTGCCATTGTTTGTAAAACAGGAAGATATGAAACTTTAGATGATTTTATTGAAGATGCAAAAAGCCGAAAAGGTGAAAGTATCATTGCTTTATCTAATACATTTGGTACAGGTCCTACCTATTGCACCTTACTAAATGAACAAACAGGTATGGATGCAGAATTGATCTGTTATGACAGCGGATCAAGATGTGTAACGGAAGTGTTGGGAGATCATGCGGAAGTATCCTGTAGTAATTACACAGACTTTGTAGACCAGATCGCAGCTGGCGAGATGACATGTCTGGCAGTATGTATGGAAGAACGTGCTGAATTGTTACCGGATGTTCCTACAGTTAATGAATGTGGCTATGATATTTTTTCGTTAGGATATCTTAGCCAGATGAGTTTTATGGTGGCACCGGCAGGACTGGATCCTGAAATAAAGGAAAAATTATGTAGTATGTTCCAGGAAGCGTGTCAATCGGAAGAATATCAGGAATTTGCGGAAGGAAGAAGTTTTGTTTCTCCGGGAACCACAGGAGAAGAATTGGATGAAATTGTTCAAGAAACTTATGATGGACTAAAAGAAGCATATGATGCATATTTTGCGACATAG
- the xylB gene encoding xylulokinase: MLYIGVDLGTSAVKLLMMDSEGKIQKIVSKEYPLYFPHPGWSEQKPEDWFEKSMEGIKELTAECDKSQVAGISFGGQMHGLVALDKDDNVIRPAILWNDGRTGEETDYLNQVIGKEKLSLYTANIAFAGFTAPKILWMKKHEPENFAKISKIMLPKDYLAYKLSGSFCSDVSDASGMLLMDVKNRCWSKEMIEICGITEEQLPKLYESYEVVGTLKPEIAQELGLSADVKVIAGAGDNAAAAVGTGTVGDGMCNISLGTSGTIFISSKNFGVDEHNALHSFAHADGNYHLMGCMLSAASCNKWWNEEILKTTDFAAEQAGIQKLGENQVFYLPYLMGERSPHNDPDARATFIGMTMDTTREDMTQAVLEGVSFGLRDSLEVARSLGLKIERTKICGGGAKSPLWKKMIANIMNMKVDVIESEEGPALGGAMLAAVGCGEYPDVETIAAKMVKVVDTVEPDPELVAKYEERYQKFRKIYPTVKGLFKELK, translated from the coding sequence ATGTTGTATATTGGTGTTGACCTTGGGACGTCAGCGGTAAAACTGCTTATGATGGACAGCGAGGGAAAGATCCAGAAGATCGTGTCCAAAGAGTATCCCCTGTATTTCCCACATCCGGGCTGGTCTGAACAGAAGCCGGAGGACTGGTTTGAGAAGTCAATGGAAGGCATCAAGGAACTGACAGCAGAGTGTGACAAAAGCCAGGTTGCAGGAATCAGCTTCGGAGGCCAGATGCATGGACTTGTGGCCCTGGATAAGGACGACAATGTGATCCGTCCTGCGATCCTGTGGAATGACGGGAGAACCGGAGAGGAGACAGATTATCTGAATCAGGTGATCGGAAAAGAAAAACTCTCTCTTTATACAGCAAATATTGCTTTCGCGGGATTTACTGCCCCTAAAATCCTGTGGATGAAGAAACACGAGCCGGAGAATTTCGCAAAAATCTCCAAGATCATGCTGCCGAAAGATTATCTTGCTTACAAACTTTCCGGTTCTTTCTGCAGTGATGTATCAGACGCTTCCGGTATGCTGCTGATGGATGTAAAGAACCGCTGCTGGTCCAAGGAAATGATCGAGATCTGCGGTATCACAGAGGAACAGCTGCCGAAACTCTATGAAAGCTATGAAGTGGTAGGAACGCTGAAGCCAGAGATTGCGCAGGAGCTGGGGCTTTCCGCGGATGTAAAGGTGATCGCCGGCGCCGGGGACAATGCGGCAGCGGCGGTTGGAACCGGAACGGTAGGAGACGGGATGTGCAACATTTCTCTTGGAACCTCCGGAACCATCTTCATCTCCAGCAAGAACTTTGGCGTGGACGAGCACAACGCGCTCCACTCCTTCGCCCATGCGGACGGCAACTATCATCTGATGGGCTGTATGCTGAGCGCGGCGTCCTGTAATAAATGGTGGAACGAAGAGATCTTAAAGACAACGGATTTCGCGGCGGAGCAGGCGGGGATCCAGAAACTTGGCGAGAACCAGGTATTCTATCTGCCTTACCTGATGGGAGAGCGTTCTCCTCATAATGACCCGGATGCAAGAGCTACCTTCATCGGCATGACCATGGATACTACAAGAGAGGATATGACTCAGGCAGTGCTGGAAGGCGTGTCCTTCGGCCTGAGAGATTCCCTGGAAGTAGCCAGAAGCCTTGGCCTTAAGATCGAGCGGACCAAGATCTGCGGCGGCGGAGCCAAGAGCCCGCTGTGGAAGAAGATGATCGCCAACATCATGAACATGAAGGTGGATGTGATTGAGAGCGAGGAAGGCCCGGCCCTTGGCGGCGCGATGCTGGCGGCGGTTGGCTGCGGTGAGTACCCGGATGTGGAGACCATTGCGGCGAAGATGGTGAAGGTGGTAGACACTGTAGAGCCGGATCCGGAGCTGGTGGCCAAATACGAGGAGCGGTATCAGAAGTTCCGCAAGATCTATCCCACAGTAAAAGGACTTTTCAAAGAACTGAAATAG